In Larimichthys crocea isolate SSNF chromosome XXII, L_crocea_2.0, whole genome shotgun sequence, the genomic stretch TTGCTCGGCTTTTAGCTGTGGGAAagacatttctgttctgttagCTTTGATACCTCTAATCACATTTTCCTTAtgtctgtttcttctgttttggcAACGCAGTGCACACACCCTAACGTTACATGAACTTGTTACCTGCTATGTTACCAATGCTGGTGTCTGATCTGATCAGATTGGAATTTGGGAAGATGTTTTCCATTTCTACCCAGTTGCTATGACTGTAGAAATCCTGCAAGACAGGATTTGGAGTTAATTGCAACATGTGAAGAAACTATTCCTGACAGCTGTAATGGAAACCAAAGAAGTAATAAGAATTACCTGTAAAGTGTGTAAGATTTCTCCCAGTTTTTCTCTCGCTGCCTCAAAGTTCTCTCGCTTGTTGCTGGCCTTCACAGCTGAGAGTCCTTCTGTGATGATTTTCCTTCCCTCTATAAAGTCCTCGTCGTCAAAGTGACGGCGTGAGCTGAGCAAGAAACGAATATCCACTCGCCAGTTCTTTTTTTGGATTACTTTGATTGCTTTTTGGAAGCTCTTGAATGATTTTGATGCTTCACAGGCAACAGCAACAGACTCGACATTCagaggctacacacacacacacacacacacacacacacatacagagttaATATTGCAGTGTCAAATTCAATATCAGATCCAGGCATTGAAAATAATCAAATCCTTACAGGAAAGGTGAAGTCTGTGCCCTCAGCCAAGGCCAGAGCGCGGCAAGCCTGCACGGTGGCATTCAAGATGGCTCTCTCAGTGATGTCCTGATGTTTCAGCGATCCTCCACCAAATATTATCTGAAACCCGAAAGCTCCCGTCTGCAggagcagcagacacagcacaGCCAACCCTCCAGACATCACTGCACAACCTGTCTAATAAAAAGTGTGCAAAGATTCAAAAACACAGTGTGAGGCAAACACAACATTACTCATTACTCAAATAGTATCAGTTCAGTAACTTATTATTTCACATTGACACACATTAATTTTGTAGTTACAGATACCGCAGCTCTTCTTCCTTTAAAACAAGaattaaaatagtaaaacagAGACTGATTTatacaaagcaacaaaaaatgattttatgtcTTCTCTGTATTACGAGTAATTATCCGGTATCACTGTACTGTACCTTAGGTCTGGAAGTCGTCCTGTCGATGAATTTCTGTGACAACTTCATTTATATTGCTTCATGTCAGGGGTGGAGGCACCACCATGCCTGACCTGTTGGACCTGTTGCTTATCATCAGGGTATTTTTTTTGGTATCACATCAAATGACTTGATGCGCTGCACCTTTATTTAAAGTAGTTGTTGTCATGAGATGTATGGTGTGCCAACTTTCATTGGTGACTCATAGTGAGAGTGATTCATAGAAGAAAGAGTTGCTGGTTTATCTTTTGGACAAGGATAAACTGACTGTACTTATGTACACAGTAAAAAACGGAGTGTCAAAATGTCAGAGTCAACCTTTTTTAACCTAAATGGAGTATTTACAACTATATGCAGAGTAAATCCACTCTAAGAGTGGAGTTAAAAGTCAGTGTTAAATTGAAAAATATTGTAAGTGAAAAATGTAACTCTACAGAGTGTTGATTAGGCGCCAGTCTACGTGACGCCTTGAACGCCCCGCTGGAGTCAGTCTGTCTGGAGAGGCGAGGCGGTCAGGTAAGTAACGTTAAGATTCCCGTGTTCGCAACATTATTTAAGGATTGTTTTTCAACTAAACACGGTTTTATAATTTCATAGATGTTGATTGAGGACGTGTTGTGAACATATAGGCCTCTATTGGATGACACGGTCGAGTACATGCAACAGCCTACTGCTAACTAACAGTTAATAAGTTCGAGATGTGCTCATAAGATGCACCTTCAGTATGTAGCTAACATGTATGTAACATGTTAACTATGTATTAATGCACGCTGCTTGTGTTATAGCTAGTGTTGCTCCGATCGATCGGCTGCCGATCATGATCGGCCGATATTGTCTAAAAATAGCCTGATCGGCGATCGGAAAAACATGCCGATCAGGAAGCCGATCACGTGACGTACATTATTAGCGACGTTTCTAACTGGCAAACACGTGGAACAGTGGGCCAACAGGTGCATATCGACAGCACAATGACTTCTCCTGTCTggactttttttaaagtgagtGAGGCAGATGTGAAACTTGCTGTATGCAATGTATGCAATGACGAAATACCTCGAGGTGGGAGTAACCCTCGACAGTTCAACACCACTAACCTCATTAGGCATCTTAGAATTCGCCATTCAACAGAATATGCCGAGTACGAGAAACTTGTCAAGCCGAAGGCAACCGGTTCATCCCCATCCCTCAGCCAGCCGACTTTAAGCGAAAGTTTACATCGACGTGCACCATACAGCAGGGAAAGTAAGAGGTGGAAAGACATCACGTCTAAGATTATGGAGTTCATTTGCCTTGGTGAGCAGCCGCTATCTGTTGTGGAGGAGAAATCATTCCGTCGCATGATATCATTCCTTGATCCCCGTTACGACGCCCCAGGCAGGAAATATCTAACTGATGTATGTCTCCCTCAATTGTACCAAACTGTGTACGCACACATTGAAACCCTTCTGAAGGATAACGTATCCGTTAGTTTTACCAGCGATATTTGGAGCGCAGACGCCTGCCCGATGTCTCTACTTAGCTTAACAGCACACTTTATTGATGCTAATTTTGTAAGACACAACATTGTGCTACACTGCCAGGAGTTCACGGGGTCTCACTCCGCGGAGGCTTTGGTTGAGGCTTATCGTGGCATGTTTCAGTCATGGGGGATCCAAACAGAGCGAATCCACGCCATTCTAACCGACAATgcaaaaaacatgcaaaaagcCATGCGAGACGCAGATTTCCCTGGGCTGCCATGTATGGCTCACACGCTACAGTTGGCGGTACACGAGGGAATACTGTCCCAGCGCTCCATCTCGGATATTGTAGCATCCGGAAGACGCATTGTTGGACACTTTAAACACTCTCCGTTAGCATACAGTCGATTGGAGTTTTGTCAAAAGCAACTCGGCCAGCCAATTAAAAAACTGCGCCAAGATGTACCAACGCGCTGGAATAGTTCGTTCTATATGCTCCAGAGCCTCTTGGAGCAGAAACTGGCCCTGGCCTCATATGCAGCAGAAAACGAATTGCCATGCAACTTCACAGTCCACCAATGGAAATTGATCGAAAACACAATAACCATCCTGGCCCCGTTTGAAGAGCTAACCAAAGAAATCAGCACATCCACTGCGTCCACTGCGGACGTGGTCCCATGCGTCCGAGCGCTCACTCGTCTACTAGAGAAAACAGCTGAGACGGACCATGGCGTGAAGACGGCGAAATCAGTGCTACTGGAGGCTGTCCGACGACGATTCGCTGACATTGATGCACAGAAGTTGTACACAATTTCTACAATGCTAGACCCAAGGTAAGAGACACATCCTGTCCCAATTAATGTGATATAAATGTCAAATATCAGCTGGCAAGGGATGAATTTTTGCTAGGCTACCTGACTGAAATGAATGTTATCACTATAACCTAATCAATTTCccgttttcatttttgttatgtCTGTCTTAGGTATAAAGACAGATATTTCTCAGAGGCACTCAAACCATCTTTCCATGTACTGCTTCAGAACACACTTGAAACCAGCCACCCTGTACACATCACTACAAGCACTGTGGAGCAACCCAGTTCCAGCAAGTCAACTGACAAGACCCCACCTGCCTGCTCTTTGCAGGCAATGTTTGCAGAGTTTGTCGATGAGGTAGCAGGGCACAGTGAGCAGGAAATTACCATTATCACCCAGGTCAGCCAGTACATGGCAGAGTCTGTATTGCAGCGCAGTTCAAACCCACTTGCCTATTGGCAGGTGAACAAAGGCCGCTTCCCTGCACTTGCACAGGCAGCAAGAGCATATCTTTGTTCACCATGCACAAGTGTGGATAGTGAGCGGCTGTTTAGCACAGCTGCAAACATCATTGATGACAAAAGAAACCTGTACCATACtgagaaaaagataaaacaaaaacatttcccatCAAATGGAACAACATCCAGATGACAATGCCCACTACTCACTCATTTCGCCTCAAAGTTAATGTGGCCATGGCTTTTTAGGCTGACTCCTTGCGACGCAAGCTGCTATCGTCAGGAGGGTCACCATTGTAAGGAATTCAGAATGATAATACGTCAGAGGCTGCTGGgcatgatgatgttgatgatagAGAGGCAATCTGtgtataaaaatatgaacaaaatagACTATATTAAATGGAAACAGGTTATTACTGTCCCAACCCTAAAAGTTTCATATGCACAATGTGGATGGTCAGTGATTACCTAGTTCTTCTTTGCCGCAACATGACTTTGAAGGTCCAGGTGACTCCTTCACTATTTCTTGCAAATACTTCTCCATCAAATTCTGTGGTCAGATTGGTCAAACACTTCAAGGTCTGCTGCCTGCCTTCTGTAGGTTAAATTTTAGGCACACTGgaagtaacaaaaagaaaaaggatagAGATATCAATTgtaaaaaactgaaagacaaTGTCCTTATGATGAGGTATCAAAACATAAGTAGAGTGGGTGTCATTCCCACAAAAAGTCGGTTGAAGGATGAAACTTAAGTCAATGGTCATTCCCATCCATTTTAAGGGCACAGCAGAAACAATTAGCGTCTCAGGTAGTTCAAAGGAATGTTAAGATGAATTAGGTGTATTAACCaagaaaaaagttgtgattttgttttattcctgAAATACCTCACTCACTTCTCTTTCATGAAATGTCCAAGAATGTTAGGTCAGACAGCCGTAAAACTATCGGCGCCACATCAAACAACATACCACGCAGCAGCATAtcctattaaataaaaaagggaaaaaaatgacaatgaaattcTGGTGCACTCCTGACAGCAAAATTTAATAGTATAAGACAAGACAAAATAGTTAATTTTAAGTGCATGTGGTGTTAGAACAGGAGACATAAACATGGTCTAGCTTAGTAATGAGAATAataggacattttaaaatgatatttgacTGGGAATGACATGCTAAATTGTCCAGTTCATctcataaattaaaaataaaactaaaattaatTTAACTCATTCTGAGTTGTTTCCAGAACAGCTCGGAAAGAGCTAACGACCGGAGAGTTCACTCAACAGTACCCGAGTGCGCAGGGCGCGTCTGTTTTCGAACCACAAGCGGTTGCATATGGGGATCAGTgcgtttcacacacacagtcactgacTGCAGTAGCCTGACAAGAGACTGAACTTCGTTGAAGGCACGCATGCCCCTGGTAAACACACGTGTCTCGCTGTGCATAAgcactttataactttattcgTCACCACTATTGGCAAACTGACATTTACCGTCGGAAACTGAGGCCACGCGGCAAGTTGCCGCTCTGCGTGGTGGTATGTCCCACAAGCTAATTAGCGATATAGCA encodes the following:
- the LOC109142948 gene encoding zinc finger BED domain-containing protein 4, coding for MTSPVWTFFKVSEADVKLAVCNVCNDEIPRGGSNPRQFNTTNLIRHLRIRHSTEYAEYEKLVKPKATGSSPSLSQPTLSESLHRRAPYSRESKRWKDITSKIMEFICLGEQPLSVVEEKSFRRMISFLDPRYDAPGRKYLTDVCLPQLYQTVYAHIETLLKDNVSVSFTSDIWSADACPMSLLSLTAHFIDANFVRHNIVLHCQEFTGSHSAEALVEAYRGMFQSWGIQTERIHAILTDNAKNMQKAMRDADFPGLPCMAHTLQLAVHEGILSQRSISDIVASGRRIVGHFKHSPLAYSRLEFCQKQLGQPIKKLRQDVPTRWNSSFYMLQSLLEQKLALASYAAENELPCNFTVHQWKLIENTITILAPFEELTKEISTSTASTADVVPCVRALTRLLEKTAETDHGVKTAKSVLLEAVRRRFADIDAQKLYTISTMLDPRYKDRYFSEALKPSFHVLLQNTLETSHPVHITTSTVEQPSSSKSTDKTPPACSLQAMFAEFVDEVAGHSEQEITIITQVSQYMAESVLQRSSNPLAYWQVNKGRFPALAQAARAYLCSPCTSVDSERLFSTAANIIDDKRNLYHTEKKIKQKHFPSNGTTSR